One Erythrobacter aureus DNA segment encodes these proteins:
- a CDS encoding VOC family protein — protein MSATSLALVTLVIPDYDQAAAFFTKVLDFALIEDSDLGEGKRWVVVGGQTGGRILLAKAKGDEQHAAIGNQFGGRVGLFLQTDDFAATHRKLSDAGISFEESPRRESYGTVAVFSDPFGNRWDLIEYEKTA, from the coding sequence GTGAGCGCCACCAGCCTTGCACTGGTGACGCTGGTCATCCCCGATTACGACCAAGCCGCTGCCTTCTTCACGAAGGTGCTCGATTTCGCTCTGATCGAGGATAGCGACCTTGGCGAAGGCAAGCGCTGGGTGGTCGTCGGTGGCCAAACGGGTGGGCGTATCCTGCTCGCCAAGGCCAAAGGTGACGAGCAGCATGCCGCTATCGGCAACCAGTTCGGCGGCCGGGTTGGCCTGTTTCTCCAGACGGACGATTTCGCCGCAACCCACCGCAAATTGAGCGATGCGGGCATTTCTTTCGAAGAAAGCCCGCGCCGCGAGAGCTACGGCACTGTCGCCGTATTCAGCGACCCTTTCGGCAATCGCTGGGATCTGATCGAATACGAGAAAACTGCATGA
- a CDS encoding acyl-CoA dehydrogenase family protein, whose protein sequence is MTTNAGQFQLTEEQLQIQEMAQRFTADNITPFAGEWDETSHFPIDVIKQSAELGFGAIYVSEESGGIGLGRLEAALIMEAMAYGCPATSSFISIHNMAAWMIDRFGGEELKAKYLPDLVTMEKVASYALTEPGSGSDAAGLKTSAKLDGDHYVLNGTKQFISGGGFNDIYVTMVRTGEHKTKGITCLVIDKDTPGVSFGKPEKKLGWNASPTAQVIFEDARVPVANRVGPEGDGFRYAMAGLDGGRLNIGACSLGGAQRCLDEAVNYTRERQQFGQPIADFQNTQFMLADMATELEAARALLYLAAAKVTDNAPDKSKFSAMAKRLATDSGSKIVNDALQLFGGYGYLKEYPIERFWRDLRVHSILEGTNQVMRMIVGREMLRQ, encoded by the coding sequence ATGACTACGAATGCAGGACAGTTCCAACTCACCGAAGAGCAGCTGCAGATCCAGGAAATGGCGCAGCGCTTCACCGCCGACAACATCACCCCCTTCGCGGGCGAATGGGACGAGACATCGCACTTTCCCATCGACGTGATCAAACAGAGCGCCGAGCTGGGCTTCGGCGCGATTTATGTCAGCGAGGAATCGGGCGGGATCGGCCTCGGCCGACTCGAGGCGGCGCTGATCATGGAAGCCATGGCCTATGGCTGCCCCGCGACCAGCTCGTTCATCTCGATCCACAATATGGCCGCATGGATGATCGACCGCTTTGGCGGCGAGGAATTGAAGGCGAAATACCTTCCCGACCTTGTGACCATGGAAAAGGTCGCCAGCTATGCGCTTACCGAACCCGGCAGCGGCTCGGATGCGGCCGGCCTGAAGACGAGCGCCAAGCTCGATGGCGACCACTACGTTCTGAACGGCACCAAACAGTTCATCTCGGGTGGCGGCTTCAACGACATCTACGTCACCATGGTCCGCACCGGCGAACACAAGACCAAGGGCATCACCTGCCTGGTCATCGACAAGGACACGCCCGGCGTTTCCTTCGGCAAGCCGGAGAAGAAGCTCGGCTGGAACGCCTCGCCCACCGCGCAGGTCATATTCGAGGATGCCCGCGTTCCGGTGGCCAACCGCGTGGGGCCGGAAGGCGACGGCTTCCGCTATGCCATGGCCGGCCTCGATGGCGGGCGCCTCAATATCGGCGCCTGTTCGCTCGGCGGCGCCCAGCGCTGCCTCGACGAGGCGGTGAACTATACAAGGGAACGCCAGCAATTCGGCCAGCCGATCGCCGATTTCCAGAACACCCAGTTCATGCTCGCCGACATGGCGACAGAGCTGGAGGCGGCGCGCGCCCTGCTTTATCTCGCGGCAGCCAAGGTCACCGACAACGCGCCCGACAAAAGCAAGTTTTCCGCCATGGCCAAGCGCCTGGCGACCGACAGCGGCAGCAAGATCGTCAACGATGCGCTGCAGCTCTTCGGCGGCTACGGCTATCTGAAGGAATACCCGATCGAACGCTTCTGGCGCGATCTGCGCGTCCATTCGATCCTCGAAGGCACCAATCAGGTCATGCGCATGATCGTGGGTCGGGAGATGCTGCGGCAGTGA